Part of the Campylobacter sp. genome, CTGGGCTAATAGGCGTTCTTACTTCATGCGCGATGGGCTTTATCTTCGCTCATATTTACGGCTATTTATAATAGCTATACGCTCGCGAGTTCGATACTCGCGAGCTTTAAATTTCAAATCCCAGTGGCTTTATAAAATTTTATAAAATTTTGAAATTTTAAATGCTCTAAATTTTTAAATTCTAAAGCTTTCTAAATTCTATTCATAACCCGCTCTAGGCTAATCCGTTTTAAATAAAATTTACGTTATAATCCCGCCAAATTCCACATAGGAGGCAGATATGCAAATCCCTATCGCATACGGCAAAGATGATCATCTAAGCTTAGAGGTAAACGAGAAAAATTTACTAGGCGTTTTTAACCCCAACCCCGTGGCTAAATTTGACGAAACGGCGCTCATCGCAAAGGCTCTGGCAAATCCGATAAATCAAAAAAGCTTTGACGAGTTTATAGCAGGCGAGCAAAAGATCGTCATCATCGTAAATGATGGCACTCGACCGACGCCGACGGCAAAAATTTTAAAGCAAATTTACCCGAAAATCCGCGAGAAAAATAAAATTTTCATCATCGCCACCGGCTGCCATAGAGAGGGCACGCAGGAAGAATACGAGATGATCTTCGGCAAAGAAATTTACGCGGAGATCAGAGCCAAAAACGAAGTTCACGATCACGACTCCAAGCACGACGAGATGGTGTTTTTAGGCGAGTCAAAAAACGGCACGCAGATGTATCTAAACAAAATCGTAGCAGAAGCCAAAAAGGTAATCGTCATAGGCTCGGTCGAGCCGCACTATTTTGCAGGCTACACCGGCGGCAGAAAGGCCTTTTTGCCGGGCACCGCGTCATACGAGAGCATCACGCAAAATCACAAGCTAGCTCTTAGCGCCGACGCGCAGGCGCTGCGCCTAGAGGGCAACCCAGTGCACGAAGATATGATCGACGCGATGAAAGTTCTTGCGCATATCGACGTTTTTTCGATCCAGACGGTGCTTGATAGCGAGCACGGCGTTTATTACGCAAGTGCTGGCGATCTAAACGATAGCTTTTACGATTGCGTGAAAAAGGCAGACGAGGTCTTTTGCGTAGACATCCCGCGCAAGGCCGACATCGTGATCTCGGTCGCGCCCTATCCGATGGACGTCGATCTCTATCAGGCGCAAAAAGCCCTAGATAACGGCAAACTAGCGCTCGCGCAGGACGGAATTTTAATCATGGTCGCAAAGTGCCGCACCGGCATCGGACCAAAGCCGTTTTTTGATCTGATGGCTTCCGCCGACACGCCTAAAAAGGTGCTAGAAAAGATCAGTGCGGGTTTTAAGCTCGGCTATCATAAGGCCGCTAAAATGGCCGAAATCTCGCTCTGGGCGCAGACCTGGGCGGTAAGCGATCTGAGCGACGATGAGATGCGAGCCGTACACCTAAAGCCGTACCACGACATCCAAAAGGCCGTGGACGACGCACTCGCGCAAAAGGGCGCGGACGCAAAAATCATCATCCTGCCGTTTGGCTCGATGATGGTGCCTAAGGCGTAAGTTTGGCTAAAATTTTATATTACGACGCGAGCGCGGGCATTAGCGGCGATATGAACTTAGCCGCGCTGGTGGAGCTCGGAGTGGATTTTGACTATCTTTGCGCCGAGCTTGAGAAGTTAAATTTAGCCGGCGAATTTAAGCTGGAGCGCAAAAGCGTGCTAAAAAACGGCATCGCTGCGACTAAAATCGACGTCGTGCCGCTAAAATCGCAGCCCCACGCCAGAAGCTACGCCGATATCAAGCAAATTTTAGAGAGTTCAAATTTAAGCCAGAGCTGCAAACAAAGAGCGGGCGCGATATTTCGCACCATTGCAGAGGCGGAGGCCAAAGTCCACGGCACGGACGTCGATCGGGTGCATTTCCACGAGCTCGGGGCGATAGATAGCATCGTGGATGTCGCGGGCGCGGCGATCTGCTTTGAGTATCTTTTTGAAAATTTGGGTGTCTCGCGCGTGCTAAGCTCCAAAATCGAGCTTGGCGGCGGCATAACGATCTGCGATCACGGCGCGCTTAGCGTGCCGGCACCCGCCGTTTGCGAAATTTTAAAAGGCGTACCGATAAGTTTAGGGCGCGCAAATTTCGAGATGACCACGCCAACGGGAGCGGCGATTTTAAAGGCCTGCGCGGACGAGTTTGTAGACGGCGCGAGCTTTAAGATAGAAAAGATCGGCTACGGTGCAGGCAGCAAGGACGCAGCGGGCTTTGCAGACGTGCTTCGCGCGATAATCTGCGAGGCGGATGAAAATTTGAACGATGAAAGCGGCGAGCCAAATTTAGGCGCACGCTCAGGCTACGGCGAGGTTTGCAAGCAAATTTTAATCTCCACGAACATCGACGATATGGACGCCGAGAGCTTCGCCTTTGCGTGCGAAATTTTACGCGAAAACGGCGCGCTAGACGTGTTTAGCCGCTCTATTTTTATGAAAAAAGGGCGCGCAGGCTTTGAGCTAAACGCGCTGTGCCGCAAGCAGGACGCGCAAAATTTAAAGGATCTGATTTTTACGCACACGACGGCGATCGGCGTCCGCGAGGTAGAGGTTGCTAAAACCGAGCTAAAGCGCGAGTTTGTGCGGGTGCAGACGAAATTCGGCGAGATAGGGCTTAAAATTTCAGGCAGCAGCCAAACGCAAAAAATAAAGCCCGAATTTGACGAGTGCAAGACTGCGGCGCTCACGCACGGCACGACGATCGAGCGGGTGCGGAGAGAGGCGCTAGAAATCTATGACGAAACTAGAAAAACTAAAGGCTGATCTGCGCGGGCTGGGCGAACTCGCGGTCGCATTTAGCGGCGGTACGGACAGCTCGCTACTATTGCGCGCCGCGCACGACGCGCTGGGTGAGCGCGCGATGGGCATAACGATCAGATCGCCCTACATGTCCTCGCGCGAGATCGCCGAAGCCGTAGAATTTGCCCGCATCTACGGCATCAGGCACGAAATTTTAGAGCTAGGCGCCGCGGAGGAGATCAAAGACAACCCCGAAAACCGCTGCTATCTGTGCAAAAAGGCAGTATTTTCGAGCCTGATCGAGCGCGCCCGTGAGCTTGGCTTTAGCCGCGTCGCAGACGGCACGAACCGCGATGATCTGGGCGAATACCGCCCGGGGCTCAAAGCAAAAGAGGAGCTCGGCGTACTCTCGCCGCTGATAAATTTAACCAAATCAGATATCCGCGAGCTATCGCGCGAGTTAAATTTACCCACCGCCGAAAAACCCGGCTACGCGTGCTTGCTAACGCGCCTGCCGCACGGGCGTGAGATCGATGAGAGCGAGCTAAATTTGATCGAAGCGGCGGAAAATCTACTCATCGCAAGCGGCTACGCAAACGTCCGCGCGCGGTGCGACCGCAAAAATATAAAGCTGCAAATGCCCTTTGCTAGCATGCAAAGCTTTCTAAACGATGCGAAATTTAAAGATATCGTTAGGCAGCTCGTGATGCTGGGCGCAGCGGATGTGACGCTCGATCTAAAGGGGCTTAGAGAGGATGTTTTGCATGAGAGAGGATGAAATTTTAGAGCTTTTCGCGGGGATAAAAAGCGGCCGCGTGAGCGAGCAAGAGGCGCTAAAGTACCTGAAAAACTACCCCTACGAGGACGTGGGCTGCGCCAAAATCGACGTTCAGCGCGCCCTGCGAAACGGCGCGGGCGAGGTGATCTACGGCGAGGGCAAGACGGATGATGAAATTTTACGCATCGCAGAGGCGATCGGCGCGAGGCGGCAAAATATCCTAATCACGCGCACGAACGAGCGGGTTTTTAAGCGCGTGCGCGAGACGCTGCCGCAGGCGGAGTTTAACGCTCGCGGCCGCGTGATCAGCGTCAAATTTAAAGAGCCCGCGCTCACGCAAAGCTATATCGCGATAGTATCTGCCGGCACCGCCGACGGCGCGGTAGTGGAGGAGGCGTACGAGACGGCGCGCTTTTTAGGCAACGACGCGCGTAAATTTAGCGACGCGGGCGTGGCTGGGCTGCACAGGCTGATCGCAAATTTAGAGCAGATACGCGGCGCAAAGGTCGTGATCGCGGTGGCGGGCATGGAGGGCGCGCTAGCTAGCGTGCTGGCAGGCCTCGTGAGAGTGCCCGTGATCGCAGTGCCCACCAGCGTGGGATACGGGGCGAGTTTCGGCGGACTGGCGGCGCTACTATCGATGCTAAATAGCTGCGCAAACGGCGTCAGCGTCGTAAATATCGACAACGGTTTCGGCGCCGCGTACAACGCGAGCCTGATAAATCATCTCTAAATTTACGCCCGCCGCGCGGGTCAAATTTAACGGCTAAATTTAAAAGGAAAGCGTTGCGAGGGGAAAATTTAAACGAGCAAAAAAGTGCCGCAAAGCTCGCGCAAAAGCCGCAAACAAGGCAAAGCGCGAGAACGAGGCTAGCGTTTTTAGCCGCGGCTGGCGTGATTTTGGCGGCTGAAATTTACATCGCGATCTGCGTAAAGGGCGGCTTCGTGCGGCACTACCTGGGCGACGTTTTGGCCGTCATCTTGCTTTATGCTTTGACGCGGGCTATTTTTAGCGCGCCGCCTTTAAATTTGCCGCTTAAAATTTTCGCGTTTGCGGCGGCTTTGGAGCTAGCGCAGTATTTGGGCGCGGTGCAAATTTTAGGCGTAGAAAATAAAATTTTAAAAGTAATGATCGGCGGGACGTTTGATTTCGCCGATCTGCTCTGCTACGCGGTTGGCTGCGTCCTGGCGGGCGCTTATGAAAAATTTGAAAGTAAAATTTAGCAAAGGAGAAGCGATGGATAAAGAAAAAGCCGTAGAAAAAATGACCGAGGTCATGGCAAAATTCGTCGGCTACACGGGCAAAGTGCTGCCTGATGATGTGACGGCGAAGCTATGGGAGCTTAGTGAGCGCGAGACGCAGCCGTTAGCGAAGGAGATCTACAAAACGATGTTTGAAAACCAGCGCCTAGCTAAGCAACTAGACCGTCCGTCCTGTCAGGATACGGGCGTGATCCAGTTTTTCGTGCGCTGCGGAGCGAACTTCCCGCTCATCGGCGAGCTTGAGGAGCTGCTGCGAGAGGCCGTACTGCGAGCGACGCGCGAGGCTCCGCTGCGTCACAACAGCGTCGAGACCTTCGACGAGTATAACACCGGTAAAAACGTCGGAAAGGGCACGCCGAGCGTATTTTGGGAGATCGTGCCGGGTAGCAGCGAGTGCGAGATACACACCTATATGGCTGGCGGCGGCTGTAGCCTGCCCGGCAAAGCGACCGTACTGATGCCGGGCATGGGCTACGAGGGGGTCGTGAAATTTGTGATGGACATAATGACGAACTACGGCATAAACGCCTGTCCGCCGCTACTAGTCGGCGTGGGCGTGGGTACCTCGATCGACGTGGCGTCCTTGCTATCCAAAAAAGCGCTGATGAGACCTCTTGGCTCGGCAAATCCAAACGAACGCGCCGCGCTAACCGAAAAGCTGCTCGAAGAGGGCATAAACAAAATCGGCCTGGGCCCGCAAGGCATGAGCGGCGCAAGCTCGGTGATGGGCGTAAATATCGAGAACTGCGCCCGCCACCCAAGCGTCATCGCCGTCGCCGTAAACGTGGGCTGCTGGTCGCACCGCAAAGGCCATATCGTCTGGGACGAGCAGCTAAATTTTGCCGTAAAATCGCACAAGGAGTTCGCGCTATGAGTAAGAAAATTTTAACCACGCCGATCGCGCCCGAGGATCTGGCAGATATCAAGATCGGCGACGTGATCTATCTAACCGGACACATCGTCACCTGCCGCGACGTGCCGCACAGACGCATCGTGCAGGAGGGCTGCGAGCTGCCGCTAGATATAGCAGGCGGCGCGATCCTGCACGCAGGGCCGATCATCAGAAAAACGGGCGAAAAAAGCTTTGAGATGGTCTCCGTGGGGCCGACGACTAGCATGAGGATGGAGAAATTCGAGCGCGAATTTATCGCTAAAACGGGCGTGCGCCTGATAGTGGGCAAAGGGGGAATGGGCGAAGGCACGATGAGCGGCTGCAAGCAGTTTGGCGCGATACACTGCGTATTTCCCGCGGGCTGCGCGGTGGTGGCCGCGACGCAGGTCGAGCAGATCGAGAGCGCGGACTGGACGGAGCTTGGGATGCCCGAGACGCTGTGGAAGTGCCGCGTGAAGGAGTTTGGTCCACTCATCGTCTCCATAGACGTGCACGGAAATAATCTTTTCGAGCAAAACAAGGTCAAATTTAACGAGAAAAAGGACGCGGCGCTAGCTGAAATTTTACCGCAGGTCGGGTTTATAAAATAAAATTTAAACAGTATAAATTTACCACACTGCCAAATTTTATAAAATATTTAGGTTTAATAATAGGTCAAAGCTAAACCGTCGGCTAGATTTAGCCGACGGCTTATGCAAATTTAAAATATCGAAAACATAAATGACAAAACGAATAATACTAATAATCCGAATAGCATATTTGGACGTTGAAATTTATTCGCCGCTTTTAATTCCGATCCCGGGATTACCGGAATTACGGTTGCCAGTGCTGCGACCGGACCTCCCGTGAGATAGTATTGCATCATAGCGCTACCGCCGGCAGCCATAACGGCTAATGATAATGGTGTCGCCGTGCCTAGCGAAAGAGCGGCTTGCAAAAATGGTATGGTTATGGCTACTGATGCAGCATTACTTTGAGTTACAAAACCTGCTAACGCCGATACTATTAGCATACTTTGTATAGGCGCATGAGTTAGCATCGGGGTAAAAATTTGACCGATAAGATCGGCTAATCCAATTTGCTTTATAACGCCGCTCATAAATAAAAAACCTATCGTAGCTACAAGTGGAGTAGCTATCTTGCCGACGCCTTCAAGCATATTTTTTTCGCCTTCTTGAAAATTTAAGACGGAAAGCAAAATTGTGATAATCGCACTTGCAATACCTACTACAAAGACTGGAAATCCTGCAATAAAGCCGATGAAAAGCACAATAAAAGGCAAAAACGCTTTCCAAACCGGAGCTTCGTCAGCCTTTGCCTCAAATTCTTTTGAAATGCGCTCGATATCCTCTTTGCTAAGCGTTGTGCCGCTTCGCATTCTTTTTAATCTAAAAAAGGCACAAGCAAAAACACAAAGTCCGACAAACGTACCTATAACGTTAATTAGTCCGAATCCGATATTTGACACCGCTACGACGGCTACTTGCGTAGGATGAGTAAAACCGCCGTAGTTGCCTAAAATACCGGCATGTCCGTGAATACCAGCGGATTTATTAGGATCTACTCCAAGCTTCACGGATGCCGTACCGGTTATGACCGCAGTAATAGCCGGTTGCGTAAAACCGGTAAGCATACCTATTACCGCAGCCGCTATACCGCCGGCAGTCGCTACGCCTACGCCACCGCCCAGCCTATTTCCTAGTCTTACAATACTTCGAATAATTACATCCATGAAACCACTTGCTTGCATAACGCCGATAAACATTAAAATTCCTGTCATATCGGCAATAACCGGATTTAAACCTCCGATAATAAGAGAGGCCAAAGATACAACATTCTTTGGTCCTGTTACTGGAAATCCTGCTACTAGCGCGCTAATTGCCGAACCGACTATAGCCGTAGTATATAACGGCGTCTTACCGCTTATCATTAAGATAAGCGTAAAAATCATGACGCATTGAGCTGCGACTAACATTGTTAACTCCTTTTTAAAAATTTCGTTGAGCATTATAACATTTTTTTAAAAAATTATATATAATATTTAGTATTTTGTATTGAAAAATTTTAAAATATGGTATAATTTCCCAAACTAAAAAAGCAAAGGAGCAAAAAATGTCAAAGCCAAAAATTGCAGTCGGCGCATTGGGCGGTACGATTTGTATGAGCGCGAACGGTGGACAAGGCGGAGTTAAACCTAGCTTTAGTGCAGAACAGTTAGTAGGCGCAGTACCTGCTTTAAGGGAGATGGTGCAAATAGAGGCTAAAACCTTGCTGGCTCTTCCTAGCGGTAGTTTAAAGGTACAAGATCTCGTAGAAGTTTATAAATGGGCGAAAGAGCAGATTGCTAAAGGAGCAGTAGGCGTAGTCATTACGCAAGGAACCGATACGCTAGAAGAAAGCGCGTTCTTTTTAAATTTAGTTTGGGATGAGTATGCTCCGTTGGTTATTACCGGCGCTATGCGAAATGCCGATTCTATTAGCTCGGATGGTGCCGGCAATATATATGCTAGCGTGTTAACCGCTATTAGTCCGCAAAGTAGAGATCGGGGTGTGCTGGTAGTACTAAACGATACGATTCATAGTGCACTATGGGTTCATAAGAGCAACACCTTTTCTCTGCAAACTTTTGTATCTATAAATGCCGGTATTCAGGGACTTGTGATAGAGAATGAAGTAAAATTTATAACTCCTGCCGTATCGCGTAAAATTTATCCTTTGCCTGACGTCAAATTTCCTAAAGTAGAGATTATACAAAGCTATTTAGGTTGCGAGGGTGAAATGATTGAGCTCGCCTTACGTGCTAATTATAGCGGTATCATAATTAGTGGCGTAGGTGCCGGACATGTATCATATGATATGGTGGATAAACTAAGAGGTGCTCAAATTCCGGTCGTCGTCGCTTCTCGCACCGGTAGTGGGATTTGTGCTACTAAGACATACGGTTATAAAGGCTCAGAGATGGATTTACAAAGTATTGGTTGTATAATGTCTGGCTGGTTATCGCCGATTAAATCAAGGCTTTTACTGATGCTTTTGCTGGCAAATAATATGAATTTGGAACAGATAAAAAAAGAATTTGGGAATTTCTAAGGCGCCGATCTGGATTGTTTTTATATTATTTTTGTATAATACTCCTAAAAAACGGAGAATAAATGATACATCTCAATTCGGATCGTCCCATCACTACGACGGAATTTATAGTCCATAGCCTTAGCCAAGATATTTTAAACGGGAATATAAAATCCGGCTCCAAGCTGAAACAAAATGAAATTTCAAAGAGGTTTAACGTTAGCGCTACGCCGGTAAGAGAAGCGTTAAAAATTCTAACGGCAAAAGGACTGATCAGTTTCGATCCGTTTAAAGGCGCAATTGTAAAAGGGCTTTGCTATAAGGAAGCAAAAGAAATTTATGAACTCAGAATTTTATTGGAAAGCAAACTTATAACGGATGCGTTTGAAAAATATGATACTGAGTATCTACAAAAAGCAATTAATATCCAAGAGCAGATCGAAACTTGCACAGATTTAAACGAATGGGCTTTGTTAAATGCCAATTTTCATCGATGCTTTTGGCAGAGCGAAAGCGGCAGTAGGACGTTTAATATCGTCGAAACCCTTATAATGGCGGCAATCCCATATGTTTCACTGTCTTTGTTTTATAAAAAAACTCATATAAAATCCTCAAATGAGGAGCACAAGGCGATAATAGAAGCGTATCAGAAAAAAGACTTAAAAAAATTAGTTCATCTCAACACAGCACATACTAATAAGACCAAAAATATTTTGGAAGATGCGATAAAAAACAGTCTTTAAGTATTTTTTAAAAAAGTATGAAATCCGCGCTGCGGCAAACTTGTTAAATTCTTATCGAGATTAAATTTATGTCCACTTCTACATCAACCAAAACATTTCCCGATCAAATAGCTTCTAAAATTGCTTTTTAAAATCACATAAATTATATCAAGGGAGAATTGATAAAAAATTTTAAGGCTTTATCGATCGCAGTGATACTGACGCTAAATTTAAGCACTTCGGATATTACGCTTGATGGCAAGGACATGGCGCCGTAAGAAATAGCGCAGATTATAAACGGTGCAACTAGGCGCGAGATTAAATTTATCTGCAAAATTTAGCTAGTCGCATGGATAAATTTTAAAAATTTAAACCCGCAAAGCCGCTGTTTTAAAGTGCCAACTAAAAGCGCGCTAAGCTCTTTCGCAAATTTAACCTACGCGCTATTTTTCTGTGCGAATTTTACGCTTGCATAGAGGTAGCTTGCAAGCCCTAGCGCGCCCAGTATAGCGCCCGCCTCGCCTATGTGCTCAAGCCCGAATCTCGTTGCGACTTGATGTCCCAAAAGCGCTCCGCCGCCGATGCCTACGTTATAAATCGCCGAGTAGATCGATATCGCGACGTCGGTAGCATCGGGAGCCAGCGCCAAAACCCTAATCTGCAAACAAAGCCCGAAGCCGAAAATCCCCACTCCCCAGACGAAAGCTGCAAGCAGCAGCGCTACGTCATTTGCGACAAAAGCTTTTAACGTCAGCACCGAGGCTAGGATAAAAAGGATCGAGCAGATCAAAAAGGCGTTTGGAAAAGAGCGGTAAAGCTTTGAAAAAAGCACGCTTGCGGCGATTCCCGAAGCGCCGAATGCAAGCAGGACGTAGGTCACGAAGTGATCGCCTGCGGGGTTAAATTTCGCCACGAAGGGCTCGACGTAGCTGTAGGTCGTAAAATGCGCGCCTACGATCAAAAGCGTCAGCAGATACAAAGCAAGCAGCATCGGGCGCCTTGCAAGCATCGGCAAGCTCGCAAGAGAGCCCGCGCGGCGACTCGGTAAAAACGGTAAAATTTTCCAAAGAAACAGCGCCTCCGCCGCCGCAAGCGCGCCGATTGCGAAAAACGTGATGCGCCAACCGAAAAGCTCGCCGACCACGCGCCCCAAAGGAAGTCCCAAAACCATCGCAAGCGAGGTGCCCAAAGCCAGCATGCCGATAGCCTGCGAGCCTTTATTTATCGGCGCTACGCGCACGACGAGCGATGAGGTGATCGACCAAAAGATCGCATGCGAAATCGCGATGCCAAGTCGCGCGATTACCAAAATGGTAAAATTCCACGCAATAGCGGCCAGGATGTGGCTTAGCGTAAATAGCACGAAAAGTCGCAAAAGCAGCCTCTTGCGCTCGAGCTTTGAGGTTAGCAGCATCAGCGGCAGCGAGAGTATGCTCACCGCCCACGCGTAGATTGTGATGATTAGCCCCGTACTCGTAACGTCCATGCTAAAATCCGCTGCGATGTCGCTTAGCAGCGCTACGGGGATAAATTCAGTCGTGTTAAAAATAAAGGCGGCAAATGCTAACGCGATAACTCTAGCGTAAGCTATTTTATGGACGTTCATCGGTTTTCTCTTTTCAGCTTTTAAATTCAGACTTTAAATTTAGCGCATTTAGCGGTTTTTAGCTTTTCGAGTTCTGCTCGGAATTTTAAAATTTTAAATTCTGCGCCGTATATACGTGCCGCGTTTCGTGCTAAATCTAAGCGGAGGATTATAGCTAAATTTATCCTCCTCGCAGCTTGCGGAAATAGAATTTACGCTCAAAACGCAAAGTCGCGTGTGGTAAAATTCACACAGCGAGCGATCGATGAAAATTTAAAATGAAATTTGCGCTGCGCTCGGCAGGAGGCAGTAAAATTCCTTATATTTAGCAGAATGTGCTGAAATTTTATATGCCGCGATATAGCAAGCCATAAATACAATTTCGCTACGTCGAGCTTGGATGCGTATAGCGGTTGAGGTTTTGTAGTGGCTAAATTTTATTATCCAGTCTTGTTGCGATATGAGGTCTTTTTATCTTGTGGCAAGTGCATTTTTAAATTTCTTAATTTTCGCGCATTCCCGTCATTTGATATTTAGGTTAGAATTTCGAGTCAGACGGCTAAATTTACATTAATTTCTACCTGTTGCTAGCGAGCTGCGCTTAAAGTACGCAAAATTTTATTTTCAAAGCGGCGAAAGAGCTCGTTCTCAAACCGCCCGTATATAGTGCTTATCGCTCGCCGCTGTGATAAAGCTTTAGGATTTTATTCGGTTTGCGAAGCATTTAAATTTTTAAGCAATAAATATGTAAAATTAGCGAAATTTGATAATTCCAAAGGAACTAAAAATGGCAAAAGTTATGAAAACGATGGACGGAAACGAGGCGGCGGCTTACGTCTCATACGCCTTTACCGAGGTCGCGGGCATCTATCCGATCACGCCTAGCTCGCCTATGGCGGATTACACCGATATCTGGGCGTCGCAGGGCAAGAAAAACCTCTTCGGCATGCCCGTTAAAGTAGTCGAGATGCAAAGCGAGGGCGGCGCGGCGGGCACCGTGCACGGATCCTTACAAGCGGGTGCGCTTACGACGACGTACACCGCATCGCAGGGGCTTTTGCTAAAAATTCCAAATATGTACAAGATCGCGGGCCAGATGCTTCC contains:
- the larA gene encoding nickel-dependent lactate racemase, which codes for MQIPIAYGKDDHLSLEVNEKNLLGVFNPNPVAKFDETALIAKALANPINQKSFDEFIAGEQKIVIIVNDGTRPTPTAKILKQIYPKIREKNKIFIIATGCHREGTQEEYEMIFGKEIYAEIRAKNEVHDHDSKHDEMVFLGESKNGTQMYLNKIVAEAKKVIVIGSVEPHYFAGYTGGRKAFLPGTASYESITQNHKLALSADAQALRLEGNPVHEDMIDAMKVLAHIDVFSIQTVLDSEHGVYYASAGDLNDSFYDCVKKADEVFCVDIPRKADIVISVAPYPMDVDLYQAQKALDNGKLALAQDGILIMVAKCRTGIGPKPFFDLMASADTPKKVLEKISAGFKLGYHKAAKMAEISLWAQTWAVSDLSDDEMRAVHLKPYHDIQKAVDDALAQKGADAKIIILPFGSMMVPKA
- the larC gene encoding nickel pincer cofactor biosynthesis protein LarC, whose product is MAKILYYDASAGISGDMNLAALVELGVDFDYLCAELEKLNLAGEFKLERKSVLKNGIAATKIDVVPLKSQPHARSYADIKQILESSNLSQSCKQRAGAIFRTIAEAEAKVHGTDVDRVHFHELGAIDSIVDVAGAAICFEYLFENLGVSRVLSSKIELGGGITICDHGALSVPAPAVCEILKGVPISLGRANFEMTTPTGAAILKACADEFVDGASFKIEKIGYGAGSKDAAGFADVLRAIICEADENLNDESGEPNLGARSGYGEVCKQILISTNIDDMDAESFAFACEILRENGALDVFSRSIFMKKGRAGFELNALCRKQDAQNLKDLIFTHTTAIGVREVEVAKTELKREFVRVQTKFGEIGLKISGSSQTQKIKPEFDECKTAALTHGTTIERVRREALEIYDETRKTKG
- the larE gene encoding ATP-dependent sacrificial sulfur transferase LarE translates to MTKLEKLKADLRGLGELAVAFSGGTDSSLLLRAAHDALGERAMGITIRSPYMSSREIAEAVEFARIYGIRHEILELGAAEEIKDNPENRCYLCKKAVFSSLIERARELGFSRVADGTNRDDLGEYRPGLKAKEELGVLSPLINLTKSDIRELSRELNLPTAEKPGYACLLTRLPHGREIDESELNLIEAAENLLIASGYANVRARCDRKNIKLQMPFASMQSFLNDAKFKDIVRQLVMLGAADVTLDLKGLREDVLHERG
- the larB gene encoding nickel pincer cofactor biosynthesis protein LarB, with protein sequence MREDEILELFAGIKSGRVSEQEALKYLKNYPYEDVGCAKIDVQRALRNGAGEVIYGEGKTDDEILRIAEAIGARRQNILITRTNERVFKRVRETLPQAEFNARGRVISVKFKEPALTQSYIAIVSAGTADGAVVEEAYETARFLGNDARKFSDAGVAGLHRLIANLEQIRGAKVVIAVAGMEGALASVLAGLVRVPVIAVPTSVGYGASFGGLAALLSMLNSCANGVSVVNIDNGFGAAYNASLINHL
- a CDS encoding DUF2809 domain-containing protein, with amino-acid sequence MRGENLNEQKSAAKLAQKPQTRQSARTRLAFLAAAGVILAAEIYIAICVKGGFVRHYLGDVLAVILLYALTRAIFSAPPLNLPLKIFAFAAALELAQYLGAVQILGVENKILKVMIGGTFDFADLLCYAVGCVLAGAYEKFESKI
- the ttdA gene encoding L(+)-tartrate dehydratase subunit alpha; translation: MDKEKAVEKMTEVMAKFVGYTGKVLPDDVTAKLWELSERETQPLAKEIYKTMFENQRLAKQLDRPSCQDTGVIQFFVRCGANFPLIGELEELLREAVLRATREAPLRHNSVETFDEYNTGKNVGKGTPSVFWEIVPGSSECEIHTYMAGGGCSLPGKATVLMPGMGYEGVVKFVMDIMTNYGINACPPLLVGVGVGTSIDVASLLSKKALMRPLGSANPNERAALTEKLLEEGINKIGLGPQGMSGASSVMGVNIENCARHPSVIAVAVNVGCWSHRKGHIVWDEQLNFAVKSHKEFAL
- the ttdB gene encoding L(+)-tartrate dehydratase subunit beta produces the protein MSKKILTTPIAPEDLADIKIGDVIYLTGHIVTCRDVPHRRIVQEGCELPLDIAGGAILHAGPIIRKTGEKSFEMVSVGPTTSMRMEKFEREFIAKTGVRLIVGKGGMGEGTMSGCKQFGAIHCVFPAGCAVVAATQVEQIESADWTELGMPETLWKCRVKEFGPLIVSIDVHGNNLFEQNKVKFNEKKDAALAEILPQVGFIK
- a CDS encoding citrate transporter, encoding MLVAAQCVMIFTLILMISGKTPLYTTAIVGSAISALVAGFPVTGPKNVVSLASLIIGGLNPVIADMTGILMFIGVMQASGFMDVIIRSIVRLGNRLGGGVGVATAGGIAAAVIGMLTGFTQPAITAVITGTASVKLGVDPNKSAGIHGHAGILGNYGGFTHPTQVAVVAVSNIGFGLINVIGTFVGLCVFACAFFRLKRMRSGTTLSKEDIERISKEFEAKADEAPVWKAFLPFIVLFIGFIAGFPVFVVGIASAIITILLSVLNFQEGEKNMLEGVGKIATPLVATIGFLFMSGVIKQIGLADLIGQIFTPMLTHAPIQSMLIVSALAGFVTQSNAASVAITIPFLQAALSLGTATPLSLAVMAAGGSAMMQYYLTGGPVAALATVIPVIPGSELKAANKFQRPNMLFGLLVLFVLSFMFSIF
- a CDS encoding asparaginase, with translation MSKPKIAVGALGGTICMSANGGQGGVKPSFSAEQLVGAVPALREMVQIEAKTLLALPSGSLKVQDLVEVYKWAKEQIAKGAVGVVITQGTDTLEESAFFLNLVWDEYAPLVITGAMRNADSISSDGAGNIYASVLTAISPQSRDRGVLVVLNDTIHSALWVHKSNTFSLQTFVSINAGIQGLVIENEVKFITPAVSRKIYPLPDVKFPKVEIIQSYLGCEGEMIELALRANYSGIIISGVGAGHVSYDMVDKLRGAQIPVVVASRTGSGICATKTYGYKGSEMDLQSIGCIMSGWLSPIKSRLLLMLLLANNMNLEQIKKEFGNF
- a CDS encoding GntR family transcriptional regulator, which produces MIHLNSDRPITTTEFIVHSLSQDILNGNIKSGSKLKQNEISKRFNVSATPVREALKILTAKGLISFDPFKGAIVKGLCYKEAKEIYELRILLESKLITDAFEKYDTEYLQKAINIQEQIETCTDLNEWALLNANFHRCFWQSESGSRTFNIVETLIMAAIPYVSLSLFYKKTHIKSSNEEHKAIIEAYQKKDLKKLVHLNTAHTNKTKNILEDAIKNSL